Below is a genomic region from Caulobacter rhizosphaerae.
CCGGCAATACGCCCACGATGTGTTCGGCGCCCGGGTGCTGGACATGGAAAGCGCCGCCGTCGCCCAGGTGGCCTATGTCAACCGCACGCCGTTCATCGCCTTCCGCAGCCTGTCGGACCTGGCCGGCGGCGATCCGGCCGGCAACCAGTTCCCGGTGTTCCTGAAGTTCGCGGCCGAGAACTCGGCGACGGTGGTCCGGGCGTTCGTCAAGGCGCTGCCTTAATTCCTCCCCCTGTGGGGGAGGTGTCGGCGAAGCCGACGGAGGGGGGAGTGATCTACCGCCTGCCCTATCCCCCCACCGGCCCATTCGGGCCGCCTCCCCCACAGGGGGAGGGCCTTTTAGGCAAGTTCAGGTCTTCAGCGGGTCCTTCGCGTTAGGATCGCCGTAGGTCAGCGACACGAACACGTCCTCCAGGTCCGGGTCCTCGGTGGCGATGTCCTTGATCTTCAGCCCCTCGGCGCGGACCGCCGCCAGCACCTGTTCGACGCTGGACTGGCCGGTGCGGTACGAGACCGAGAAGGCCCCGGCCCCGCGCAGCCGGGTCTCGAAACCCGGCAGCAGCGGGGCGACGGTGACGGGCTCTTCGGGCGTGACCACCACGTTGCGGCTGTCCATCCGGCGCAGCAGGGTTCCGGTCGGCTCGCAGACCACCACTTCGCCGCGGTTGACGATGGCGATCTGGTCGCACAGCTCCTGGGCCTCTTCCAAATAGTGGGTGGTCAGGACGATGGTCACGCCCAGCTGGTTGAGGCCGGTCACATATTGCCAGAGCTGGCGGCGCAGCTCGACGTCGACCCCGGCGGTGGGCTCGTCGAGGATCAGCACCGGCGGCTGGTGGACCATGGCCTTGGCCACCATCAGCCGGCGCTTCATGCCGCCCGATAGCTGGCGGACATAGGCGTTGGCCTTGTCGCCCAGGCCCAGGGCGTTGAGCAGCTCGTCGGTGCGGCGCTCGTTCTTGGGCACGCCGTAGAAGCCGGCCTGCACCTCCAGCGACTCGCGCGGGGTGAAGAACACGTCGGCGGCCAGCTCCTGGGGCACCACGCCGATGGCGGCGCGGGCGTCGCGCGGCCGCTCGTCGATGTCGCGGCCCCAGATCCGCACCTTGCCCGAGCTCTTGCGGGTCAGGCCGGCCAGGATGTTGATGAAGGTCGATTTGCCCGCGCCGTTCGGCCCCAACAGGCCGAAGATCGAGCCGCGCGGCACCTTCAGGTCGATGCCGTTCAAAGCCCGCTTCTCCGGAGCGGTCTTGGTGGCGGGATAGGTCTTGAACAGGCCTTCGGCTTCGATCGCGTAGGCGGGCAGGTCCATGGAGCGTCCAGATGCGCCGCTTTGCAGCGGTATTGGGAAACGAAGGGGCGCGCCTTCAATTGACGACGGCGCGATGGGTCGCATAGGTATGCCTGCATCGCCGCCACGCCAAGGCCGCGTCTGATTTTCAAGGGTTTCACGAACATGGCGCGCAAGGCCAAGTCCACCGCTCCCACCGCCATGGAGCCCACGGTCGTCGACGTCGGCGCCGGTCCCGCCCCGGAAACCGTGATGGTCCGCTCGCACCGCATCGCCTGCGACGGCGTCGGCGGCGCCCTGGGCCATCCGCGCGTCTGGCTGGAGATGGGCGCGGCCGGCTTCGTCGACTGCCCCTATTGCGACCGCCGCTTCGTGGCCTCGACCGCCGCCGGCCACGACGAGGACGAGCAGCTGGCCCCGGGGGTCTACGAAGGCTCCGGCGGCCACTAGGCCACCGCCGCGATGACCGACATCCCCGCGCTGCAGCGCGCCGAATCCCTGGCCAAGGCCTGGGAGGCCGCCGAGTGGCCGCACGAGCCGCCGGTGCTGCGGGCCATCGCCATGCCGTCCGACACCAATCCCGAGGGCGACATCTTCGGCGGCTGGCTGCTGTCGCAGATGGACCTGGCGGCGGCCTCGATCGCCTTCCACCGCGCCGCCGGCCGCTGCGCCACCATCGCCGTCGACGGCATGACCTTCCTCAGCCCGGTGTTCGTCGGCGACGAGGTCAGCCTGTTCGCCAAGGTGGTCCATGTGGGCCGCACCTCGCTGAAGGTCGAGGTCGAGGCCTGGCGCCGCCGCCGCGACGGCGAGCAGGCCCACAAGGTGACGCAAGGGGTGTTCACCTTCGTGGCGATCGGCGAGGACCGCAAGCCGCGGCCGCTGCCCTAGGCGCAAGCGGCTCCGCCCCCTCCGGGGGCGGACAGACCGCGCAGCGGTCAGGTGGGGGCAAGTGTTCGCGGGCATGATCTCTCGTTCTCACGCGATCTCTCGCTGAGCTGATGGAAAGGGACGCGGAGCGCCGGACATCGTCCGGAGTGTTTGAGTAGTAACCGTTTCGACGAAGCCCGATCGCTCCGCGCGGTCGTTATCCGGAAGCCCGCGGCGCTGAGCCCTGTTCGGACCTCGCCGCCTTGAAGCCTCCGACGGGCGGGCCAGGTCAACGAACCCCGGTCCCGGACCGCGAGCGCATCACCGCCCGCCTGTTGCTCCGCCAGCCCTCGCGCCACGTCGTTTTTGTGTTCCAGGCCCGACCGGCTCCAGAGACGCGAGGTTTGGTCCCGAAGGACCGCCGACGGAGCTTCCCGCTCGATCGCCCCCCGCCGCCGCATCGGTCGCTGGCCATGCGCCCTTTCCCCGCGTCGAGGTGAAGTCAGGATAAGGGGGTCTGGGAGGGTGGGGACAGATTGGGGTCGAGAAAGTTCAGGGCGTTGAAATTTCGAGGCTTTGTCCGCTATCCGCCGAGGATAACCCCACACCTCCGCTCATCCCGGCGAATGCCGGGACCCAGATCCCAAAACTGAGAGACTGACTGGATAAGCTCAGCGTTCCTGGCGTCAGCCACGCCGCCATTCCATCTGGGTCCCGGCATTCGCCGGGATGAGCGGATCAAAAATCGAAGGTCTTCACCCTCTCGTCCGGCCCGACCGCCCCGGCGACCAGGCCACGCTCCCGAGAGCAGACACTTCGACCGGCCGAGAAGGTGGGTTTCGGTCATTGTTTCTTGATCTGCATAGGGCACGCGTTATGGCACAGCCGACAGTCATAACCGTGGGGTCCAAGCCATATGAACCCGTTCATCGGCTTTAGCGCAGGAGCGTTCGCTTTAAACCTGACGCTAAGTGTGTCCAATGCCTTCGCTAGCCCGCTGGATCAGCTGCCGCGCTCCGTGATCTGCCAAGGACCAGCTCCGTCGTCGTTTGCGCTTCGGGACATTCAAAGGAAGCTTCAAAGCTCGAAGTTCGATCCAATTGGGCTCGCCTATTCTGATTACTCGAGGCGAATTGACGCTAAGCGTATTCAAGAGCGGTTTAAACTTGGCCGACTAGAATGCTGGGCGGCCGCCGGTGATCCGGTGGCGGCGTATGTGATTTCCGCCCGACGGAACAATATCCAATTTATCACAGCGGCCGGCGCGCTGTCCGGCATCCGGGCGGATTCGATGATGATGTACGAACGTGCCGCCGCAGGTGGCGTGTGCCCCAACACGCTGTCGCCTTCAGAGATCGCCTTCGCATCCTGCGCAAACGGGCTGCCTGAGGCCCAATATATGCTTGGTTTGGCATACGAGCGTGGGTTCGGCGGATATGGCATCGACTTGGTGCAGTCTCTGTTCTGGTATCGGCGGAGCGCTTCAAACGGGCTAACGCTAGCCTATGGTGCAATCATCGAGTTGGAGCGAGGGCACTAAGCGGGCCAAGAGGTTCTCTTGAGCTCGCTCGCGCTGTAACCGAACTGACTGCCTAAACGTCCGACTAGGGTCGAAAGCCGCCATCAGCGCCCCGGTCACCGCAGTCTCTAGACACCACCGCCCCGCGCGCGCCATATCCGCCCATGCGCGACCACGACGCCGACGTCATCATCGCCGGAGCCGGCATGGCCGGGACCACCCTGGCGCTCGCCCTGGCCTCGGCGG
It encodes:
- a CDS encoding ABC transporter ATP-binding protein, whose amino-acid sequence is MDLPAYAIEAEGLFKTYPATKTAPEKRALNGIDLKVPRGSIFGLLGPNGAGKSTFINILAGLTRKSSGKVRIWGRDIDERPRDARAAIGVVPQELAADVFFTPRESLEVQAGFYGVPKNERRTDELLNALGLGDKANAYVRQLSGGMKRRLMVAKAMVHQPPVLILDEPTAGVDVELRRQLWQYVTGLNQLGVTIVLTTHYLEEAQELCDQIAIVNRGEVVVCEPTGTLLRRMDSRNVVVTPEEPVTVAPLLPGFETRLRGAGAFSVSYRTGQSSVEQVLAAVRAEGLKIKDIATEDPDLEDVFVSLTYGDPNAKDPLKT
- a CDS encoding zinc-finger domain-containing protein, whose translation is MARKAKSTAPTAMEPTVVDVGAGPAPETVMVRSHRIACDGVGGALGHPRVWLEMGAAGFVDCPYCDRRFVASTAAGHDEDEQLAPGVYEGSGGH
- a CDS encoding acyl-CoA thioesterase; this translates as MTDIPALQRAESLAKAWEAAEWPHEPPVLRAIAMPSDTNPEGDIFGGWLLSQMDLAAASIAFHRAAGRCATIAVDGMTFLSPVFVGDEVSLFAKVVHVGRTSLKVEVEAWRRRRDGEQAHKVTQGVFTFVAIGEDRKPRPLP
- a CDS encoding SEL1-like repeat protein, which translates into the protein MNPFIGFSAGAFALNLTLSVSNAFASPLDQLPRSVICQGPAPSSFALRDIQRKLQSSKFDPIGLAYSDYSRRIDAKRIQERFKLGRLECWAAAGDPVAAYVISARRNNIQFITAAGALSGIRADSMMMYERAAAGGVCPNTLSPSEIAFASCANGLPEAQYMLGLAYERGFGGYGIDLVQSLFWYRRSASNGLTLAYGAIIELERGH